In Kitasatospora sp. NA04385, a single genomic region encodes these proteins:
- a CDS encoding DUF4139 domain-containing protein produces the protein MAYGSADFRGAPPVAAEPPLPPDPRPSADQLDYASLVLAGPEQESPRRGRLFPEPSPSRPGGALRGAEEVGLLPLPRYGSWPRVSAGSFDHRFDAQAPATVPADGVWHTVAVAELPVGVRTGYVCVPSVEEAVYGVLELSNATAHALLAGPVEVSVDGEFLLTAGLPTLAPGGVRELGLGRAEEVRVARRTELRESTSGVLNSTTVLEHGVRIELVNRLPHEASVEVRERVPVPGDPEVRVEERPGWSAPAEPSEGLPSSARIRRVVVPPGGSVELTGGYVIRIPAGRAVVGGNRRS, from the coding sequence ATGGCGTACGGTTCGGCCGATTTCCGGGGCGCCCCGCCGGTGGCGGCCGAGCCGCCGCTGCCGCCGGACCCGCGGCCCTCCGCGGACCAGCTGGACTACGCCTCGCTGGTGCTGGCGGGCCCGGAGCAGGAGTCGCCGCGCCGGGGCCGGCTGTTCCCGGAGCCGTCGCCGTCCCGGCCGGGCGGCGCGCTGCGCGGGGCGGAGGAGGTGGGCCTGCTGCCGCTGCCGCGGTACGGGTCGTGGCCGCGGGTGTCGGCGGGCTCGTTCGACCACCGTTTCGACGCGCAGGCCCCGGCGACCGTCCCCGCGGACGGGGTGTGGCACACGGTCGCGGTGGCGGAGCTGCCGGTGGGGGTGCGCACCGGCTACGTGTGCGTGCCCTCGGTGGAGGAGGCGGTGTACGGGGTGCTGGAGCTGTCGAACGCGACGGCGCACGCGCTGCTGGCCGGCCCGGTGGAGGTGTCGGTGGACGGCGAATTCCTGCTGACGGCGGGGCTGCCGACGCTGGCGCCGGGCGGGGTGCGGGAGTTGGGCCTGGGCCGGGCGGAGGAGGTCCGGGTGGCCCGGCGCACGGAGCTGCGGGAGTCGACGTCGGGGGTGCTGAACTCGACGACGGTGCTGGAGCACGGCGTGCGGATCGAGCTGGTGAACCGGCTGCCGCACGAGGCGTCGGTGGAGGTCCGCGAGCGGGTGCCGGTGCCGGGCGACCCGGAGGTGCGGGTCGAGGAGCGGCCGGGCTGGTCGGCGCCCGCGGAGCCGTCCGAGGGGCTGCCCTCCTCGGCGCGGATCCGCCGGGTGGTGGTGCCGCCGGGGGGCTCGGTGGAGCTGACGGGCGGTTATGTGATCCGTATCCCGGCCGGTAGGGCCGTGGTCGGCGGGAACCGGAGGAGCTGA
- a CDS encoding prephenate dehydrogenase — translation MRTAAVIGTGLIGTSAALALTRRGISVHLADADQDAARTAASLGAGTTELPDGPVDLAVIAVPPALVGKVLADCQRRGLARCYTDVASVKAGPRGEITALGLDTVHYIGSHPMAGRERSGPLAATADLFEGRPWVLTPTADTDTETLNAALELVALCGAMPIVMDAAEHDRAVALVSHAPQLLSSLVAARLEHAEETAVRLSGQGVRDVTRIAASNPAMWIDILSANAGVVADVLDDLAVDLAETVTALRALQAADEGERRAGAAGIEAVMRRGNTGQARIPGKHGAPPTRYETVTVVLGDQPGELGRLFGEVGALGVNIEDVTIEHSTGQQVGHVQLAIAPAMVRTLVEGLRGRGWGVRE, via the coding sequence ATGCGCACAGCCGCCGTCATCGGCACCGGACTGATCGGCACCTCCGCCGCGCTCGCCCTCACCCGCCGCGGCATAAGCGTCCACCTGGCGGACGCCGACCAGGACGCCGCCCGCACGGCCGCCTCGCTCGGCGCGGGCACCACCGAACTCCCCGACGGCCCCGTCGACCTGGCGGTCATCGCCGTCCCCCCGGCGCTGGTCGGCAAGGTCCTCGCGGACTGCCAGCGGCGCGGCCTCGCCCGCTGCTACACCGACGTCGCCAGCGTCAAGGCCGGACCGCGCGGCGAGATCACCGCGCTCGGGCTCGACACCGTCCACTACATCGGCTCGCACCCGATGGCCGGCCGCGAGCGCTCCGGCCCGCTCGCCGCCACCGCCGACCTGTTCGAGGGTCGGCCGTGGGTGCTCACGCCCACCGCCGACACCGACACCGAGACGCTCAACGCCGCGCTCGAACTCGTCGCGCTGTGCGGGGCGATGCCCATCGTCATGGACGCCGCCGAGCACGACCGGGCCGTGGCGCTGGTCTCGCACGCCCCGCAACTGCTCTCCTCGCTGGTCGCCGCGCGGCTGGAGCACGCCGAGGAGACCGCCGTCCGGCTCTCCGGGCAGGGCGTGCGCGACGTCACCCGGATCGCCGCCTCCAACCCCGCGATGTGGATCGACATCCTCTCCGCGAACGCGGGCGTCGTCGCCGACGTCCTGGACGACCTCGCGGTGGACCTCGCCGAGACCGTCACCGCGCTGCGGGCCCTGCAGGCGGCCGACGAGGGCGAGCGGCGCGCGGGCGCGGCCGGCATCGAGGCGGTCATGCGCCGCGGCAACACCGGCCAGGCCCGCATCCCGGGCAAGCACGGCGCACCGCCCACCCGCTACGAGACGGTCACCGTCGTCCTCGGCGACCAGCCCGGCGAGCTCGGCCGCCTCTTCGGCGAGGTCGGTGCCCTCGGGGTGAACATCGAGGACGTGACGATCGAGCACTCGACCGGCCAGCAGGTCGGCCACGTCCAGCTGGCCATCGCACCGGCGATGGTGCGGACGCTGGTGGAGGGGCTGCGCGGGCGCGGGTGGGGGGTTCGGGAGTAG
- the cmk gene encoding (d)CMP kinase yields the protein MESADRASSGPVVVAIDGPSGSGKSTVSRAVAARLGLSFLDTGAMYRAMTWWMLANEVDVEDAEAVAIACGKPVIVSGTDAAGPTITVDGQDVSGPIRGPEVTGKVSAVAAVPAVRARLVELQRGCASHAERGIVAEGRDMGSVVFPDATVKVFLTASERARSARRAAELRAKGVDEATITAMAADLARRDAADSSRETAPLTQAADAVLVDTSELTLDQVIDTITALVEEKAGLTAA from the coding sequence GTGGAGAGTGCCGACCGAGCGTCGAGCGGCCCGGTCGTCGTCGCGATCGACGGACCTTCGGGGTCCGGGAAGTCGACCGTTTCGCGGGCGGTGGCCGCGCGGCTGGGGTTGAGCTTCCTGGACACGGGCGCGATGTACCGGGCGATGACCTGGTGGATGCTCGCCAACGAGGTGGACGTCGAGGACGCCGAGGCGGTGGCCATCGCCTGCGGCAAGCCGGTGATCGTGTCCGGGACGGACGCCGCCGGGCCGACCATAACGGTGGACGGGCAGGACGTGTCCGGGCCGATCCGCGGGCCCGAGGTGACCGGCAAGGTGAGCGCCGTGGCGGCCGTTCCGGCCGTGCGGGCGCGGCTGGTGGAGCTCCAGCGCGGCTGCGCCTCGCACGCCGAGCGGGGCATCGTCGCCGAGGGCCGGGACATGGGCTCGGTGGTCTTCCCGGACGCCACCGTGAAGGTGTTCCTGACCGCCTCCGAGCGGGCCCGGTCCGCGCGCCGGGCCGCGGAGCTGCGGGCGAAGGGCGTGGACGAGGCGACCATCACCGCGATGGCCGCCGACCTGGCCCGCCGGGACGCCGCGGACTCCTCGCGGGAGACCGCCCCGCTGACCCAGGCCGCCGACGCGGTGCTGGTGGACACCAGCGAACTCACCCTCGACCAGGTGATCGACACGATCACCGCCCTGGTCGAGGAGAAGGCCGGCCTGACCGCCGCCTGA
- the der gene encoding ribosome biogenesis GTPase Der → MSNDTTAHHGELGDAEYAEFMALAAEEGFDSDEVDADLDGHGPLPVLAIVGRPNVGKSTLVNRIIGRREAVVEDRPGVTRDRVSYEAMWAGRRFKVLDTGGWEIDVLGIDAMVAAQAELGIEQADAVLFVVDATIGATDTDDALVRLIRRSGKPVVLCANKVDGPSTEAEAAYLWSLGLGEPYPVSALHGRGSGDLLDAVLKVLPEAPPQLFGDGLAPGGPRRVALIGRPNVGKSSLLNKVAGEDRVVVNELAGTTRDPVDELIELGGKTWKFIDTAGIRRRVHLTSGADFYASLRTSAALDKAEVAVVLVDASETLAEQDTRIISMAVEAGRAVVIAYNKWDQLDEERRFYLEREIERDLVQVQWAPRVNVSAKTGRHMEKLVPAIETALAGWETRIPTARLNAFLGELVAAHPHPIRGGKQPRILFGTQAGTRPPRFVLFSSGFLEAGYRRFVERRLREEFGFVGTPISISVRVREKRNKKK, encoded by the coding sequence ATGAGCAACGACACCACCGCCCACCACGGCGAGCTGGGCGACGCCGAGTACGCCGAGTTCATGGCGCTGGCCGCCGAGGAGGGCTTCGACAGCGACGAGGTCGACGCCGACCTGGACGGCCACGGCCCGCTGCCGGTGCTGGCCATCGTCGGCCGCCCGAACGTCGGCAAGTCGACCCTGGTCAACCGCATCATCGGCCGCCGCGAGGCGGTCGTCGAGGACCGCCCCGGCGTCACCCGCGACCGGGTCAGCTACGAGGCGATGTGGGCCGGGCGCCGGTTCAAGGTGCTGGACACCGGCGGCTGGGAGATCGACGTCCTCGGCATCGACGCGATGGTCGCCGCCCAGGCCGAGCTGGGCATCGAGCAGGCCGACGCGGTGCTGTTCGTGGTGGACGCCACCATCGGCGCCACCGACACCGACGACGCCCTGGTCCGGCTGATCCGCCGCTCCGGCAAGCCCGTGGTGCTGTGCGCCAACAAGGTCGACGGCCCGTCCACCGAGGCCGAGGCCGCGTACCTGTGGTCGCTCGGCCTGGGCGAGCCGTACCCCGTCTCCGCGCTGCACGGCCGCGGCTCCGGCGACCTGCTGGACGCCGTCCTGAAGGTGCTGCCGGAGGCCCCGCCGCAGCTGTTCGGCGACGGCCTGGCCCCCGGCGGCCCGCGCCGGGTCGCGCTGATCGGCCGGCCGAACGTCGGCAAGTCCAGCCTGCTGAACAAGGTCGCGGGCGAGGACCGGGTGGTGGTCAACGAACTGGCCGGCACCACCCGCGACCCGGTCGACGAGCTGATCGAACTCGGCGGCAAGACCTGGAAGTTCATCGACACCGCGGGCATCCGCCGCCGGGTCCACCTGACCTCCGGCGCGGACTTCTACGCCTCGCTGCGCACCTCCGCCGCGCTGGACAAGGCCGAGGTCGCGGTCGTCCTGGTCGACGCCAGCGAGACGCTCGCCGAGCAGGACACCCGGATCATCTCGATGGCCGTCGAGGCCGGGCGCGCCGTGGTCATCGCCTACAACAAGTGGGACCAGCTGGACGAGGAGCGCCGCTTCTACCTGGAGCGCGAGATCGAGCGCGACCTCGTGCAGGTGCAGTGGGCGCCCCGGGTGAACGTCTCGGCGAAGACCGGGCGGCACATGGAGAAGCTCGTCCCGGCGATCGAGACCGCGCTGGCCGGTTGGGAGACCCGCATCCCGACCGCCCGCCTGAACGCCTTCCTCGGCGAGCTGGTCGCCGCGCACCCGCACCCGATCCGCGGCGGCAAGCAGCCGCGCATCCTGTTCGGCACCCAGGCGGGCACCCGCCCGCCGCGGTTCGTGCTGTTCTCCTCCGGCTTCCTGGAGGCCGGCTACCGCCGGTTCGTCGAGCGCCGGCTGCGCGAGGAGTTCGGCTTCGTGGGCACCCCGATCTCGATCTCGGTCCGGGTCCGGGAGAAGCGCAACAAGAAGAAGTAG
- a CDS encoding transglycosylase family protein has translation MTFRNETAAATTATKRNRVRAAVVGGALLAVPVAGLVTANSASAADVSTWDKVAMCESTGNWSINTGNGFYGGLQFTSSTWAAFGGTAYAPQANLATKAQQIAVAEKVLASQGPGAWPVCSVQAGLTKGGAPAQVDTSGSNSSSSASSNSSSSSSKSTSSSSSKSTSSKSNSTASDDSAKASRSESRAQAPKAAAQETPKQTWKNKPAAATTTNTAKTGDDYTVKAGDTLSKIADSLGVDWHTLYNNNSGVVGGNPDLIYPGQVLSV, from the coding sequence ATGACCTTCCGTAACGAGACCGCCGCTGCCACCACCGCCACCAAGCGCAACCGCGTCCGTGCGGCCGTCGTCGGTGGCGCCCTGCTCGCCGTCCCGGTGGCCGGCCTCGTCACGGCCAACTCGGCCTCCGCCGCGGACGTCTCCACCTGGGACAAGGTCGCGATGTGCGAGTCGACCGGCAACTGGTCGATCAACACGGGCAACGGCTTCTACGGCGGCCTGCAGTTCACCTCCTCCACCTGGGCCGCCTTCGGTGGCACCGCGTACGCCCCGCAGGCCAACCTGGCCACCAAGGCGCAGCAGATCGCCGTCGCCGAGAAGGTGCTGGCCTCCCAGGGCCCCGGCGCCTGGCCCGTCTGCTCGGTCCAGGCCGGTCTGACCAAGGGCGGCGCGCCGGCCCAGGTCGACACCTCCGGTTCGAACAGCTCCTCCTCCGCGTCGAGCAACTCCTCCTCGTCCTCCTCGAAGTCGACCTCGTCGTCGTCCTCGAAGTCGACCTCCTCGAAGTCGAACAGCACCGCCTCGGACGACTCCGCCAAGGCCTCCCGCTCCGAGTCCCGCGCCCAGGCCCCCAAGGCCGCCGCGCAGGAGACCCCGAAGCAGACCTGGAAGAACAAGCCCGCCGCGGCGACCACCACCAACACCGCCAAGACCGGCGACGACTACACCGTCAAGGCCGGCGACACCCTGTCCAAGATCGCGGACAGCCTGGGCGTCGACTGGCACACCCTGTACAACAACAACTCCGGTGTCGTCGGCGGCAACCCGGACCTGATCTACCCGGGCCAGGTCCTGTCGGTCTGA
- a CDS encoding transglycosylase family protein has product MRIPRAYGRALLVLGLLLPVAAVAAAGTPAAAGQAVPDQVWDRLADCESDGDWQADTGNDYYGGLQIWPPTWQEAGGLRYADRPDHASRQQQITVGEEILRRQGWAAWGWCAREIGVLE; this is encoded by the coding sequence ATGCGGATACCTCGCGCGTACGGCCGGGCGCTGCTCGTGCTCGGCCTGCTGCTCCCCGTCGCCGCCGTCGCCGCGGCCGGCACCCCGGCCGCCGCCGGGCAGGCCGTGCCCGACCAGGTCTGGGACCGGCTCGCCGACTGCGAGAGCGACGGCGACTGGCAGGCCGACACCGGCAACGACTACTACGGCGGCCTCCAGATCTGGCCGCCCACCTGGCAGGAGGCGGGCGGCCTGCGCTACGCCGACCGCCCCGACCACGCGAGCCGGCAGCAGCAGATCACCGTGGGCGAGGAGATCCTGCGCCGCCAGGGCTGGGCGGCCTGGGGCTGGTGCGCGCGGGAGATCGGCGTGCTGGAGTAG
- a CDS encoding DUF4865 family protein, with protein MLAKQYEITLPADYDLDIIRRRIKAGAPILDDRPGLGFKAWLLRERGTDGSPVNQYAPLYVWRADGEAARFLVGGGGFENIVRDFGRPTVHHWTVLAHFSGPARADVPVPPTATRRLTAVPVEQDPAALAAHVDREVELLRELARRPGVHTAVLALDPSRWELLRFTLWGSAPEEDPAAAVFGVPHLSAPELSTLPEGRAW; from the coding sequence GTGCTCGCCAAGCAGTACGAGATCACCCTGCCCGCCGACTACGACCTGGACATCATCCGCCGCCGGATCAAGGCCGGCGCCCCGATCCTGGACGACCGCCCGGGCCTCGGCTTCAAGGCCTGGCTGCTGCGCGAGCGCGGCACGGACGGCTCGCCGGTCAACCAGTACGCGCCGCTGTACGTGTGGCGCGCGGACGGCGAGGCGGCCCGCTTCCTGGTCGGCGGCGGCGGGTTCGAGAACATCGTCCGGGACTTCGGGCGGCCGACCGTCCACCACTGGACGGTCCTGGCGCACTTCTCCGGCCCGGCCCGGGCCGACGTCCCCGTGCCGCCCACCGCGACCCGGCGGCTGACCGCCGTCCCGGTCGAGCAGGACCCGGCGGCGCTGGCCGCGCACGTGGACCGCGAGGTGGAACTGCTGCGCGAGCTGGCCCGCCGCCCCGGGGTGCACACCGCCGTGCTGGCGCTCGACCCGAGCCGCTGGGAGCTGCTGCGCTTCACCCTCTGGGGGTCCGCCCCGGAGGAGGACCCGGCGGCGGCGGTCTTCGGGGTGCCCCACCTGTCCGCCCCGGAGCTGTCCACCCTGCCCGAGGGCCGCGCCTGGTGA
- a CDS encoding TetR/AcrR family transcriptional regulator produces the protein MNPDVATKPAQARAKAGADTADRLVEATRELLWERGYTGTSPKAIQQRAGAGQGSMYHHFAGKPELALAAITRTAEELCAVADGLLSGPGTAVERVTAYLRRERDVLRGCPVGRLTQDPEVMADPVLRAPVERTFDWLRGRLAEVLAEGRANGELPPSVDPSGTAATVVAVLQGGYVLARAVGDTGPFDQAVTGLITLLDPSHRP, from the coding sequence GTGAACCCGGACGTCGCCACGAAACCCGCGCAGGCGAGGGCGAAGGCGGGCGCCGACACCGCGGACCGCCTCGTCGAGGCCACCCGGGAGCTGCTCTGGGAGCGCGGCTACACCGGCACCAGCCCCAAGGCCATCCAGCAGCGCGCGGGGGCCGGGCAGGGCAGCATGTACCACCACTTCGCCGGCAAGCCCGAACTCGCCCTCGCCGCGATCACCCGCACCGCCGAGGAGCTGTGCGCGGTCGCCGACGGGCTGCTGTCCGGCCCGGGCACCGCGGTCGAGCGGGTCACCGCGTACCTGCGCCGCGAGCGCGACGTGCTGCGCGGCTGCCCGGTCGGACGGCTCACCCAGGACCCGGAGGTGATGGCCGATCCGGTGCTGCGCGCCCCGGTCGAGCGGACCTTCGACTGGCTGCGCGGCCGCCTCGCGGAGGTCCTGGCCGAGGGCCGGGCGAACGGGGAGCTGCCGCCGTCGGTCGACCCGTCCGGCACCGCCGCGACCGTGGTCGCGGTGCTCCAGGGCGGCTACGTGCTGGCCCGCGCGGTCGGCGACACCGGCCCGTTCGACCAGGCGGTCACCGGCCTGATCACCCTGCTCGACCCGTCCCACCGGCCCTGA
- a CDS encoding MBL fold metallo-hydrolase: MHPLEFRVVDLPEASLHKSAVLVLGQHRAVLVGTGLRLSDGRRLAREVERSGRRLDTVLVSHHAPDCWLAAEVLREAFPEARFLAPDPVRARIEHDYPAVRAAWAGLGDELPSRLVALEPLEGDVVELEDHRLELRGASLGLPDHHYLWEHRSRTLLGGPLLWLNVHPWLADTPWAAQREAWIDLLDEMAALEPLRAVPGHRHLTTPAAPTAPAPTAPAPTAPDPIAWTGDYLRAFATELGKPVGADTVTAALLHRYPSAALPAHATGSVRAAREQRAAA, translated from the coding sequence ATGCATCCACTGGAGTTCCGCGTGGTGGACCTTCCCGAGGCTTCGCTGCACAAGAGCGCGGTGCTGGTACTCGGACAGCACCGGGCCGTGCTGGTCGGTACGGGGCTGCGGCTCTCGGACGGTCGGCGGCTGGCCCGGGAGGTCGAGCGTTCGGGGCGCCGGCTGGACACCGTCCTGGTGTCCCACCACGCGCCGGACTGCTGGCTCGCCGCGGAGGTGCTGCGCGAGGCCTTCCCCGAGGCCCGTTTCCTCGCTCCCGACCCGGTCCGGGCCCGGATCGAGCACGACTACCCCGCCGTACGCGCCGCGTGGGCCGGTCTCGGGGACGAACTCCCGTCCCGGCTGGTCGCGTTGGAGCCGCTGGAGGGCGACGTCGTCGAGCTGGAGGACCACCGGCTGGAGCTGCGCGGGGCGTCCCTCGGGCTGCCGGACCACCACTACCTGTGGGAGCACCGCAGCCGGACGCTGCTCGGCGGCCCGCTGCTGTGGCTGAACGTGCACCCGTGGCTGGCCGACACCCCGTGGGCGGCGCAGCGCGAGGCCTGGATCGACCTGCTGGACGAGATGGCGGCGCTGGAGCCGCTGCGGGCCGTCCCGGGCCACCGCCACCTGACGACGCCCGCCGCCCCGACCGCTCCCGCCCCGACCGCTCCCGCCCCGACCGCTCCCGATCCGATCGCCTGGACCGGCGACTACCTGCGCGCGTTCGCCACCGAGCTGGGCAAGCCCGTCGGGGCGGACACGGTGACGGCCGCCCTGCTGCACCGTTACCCGTCCGCCGCGCTGCCCGCCCACGCCACCGGGTCCGTCCGGGCGGCCCGGGAACAACGCGCCGCCGCCTGA